GCTGTCGCCCCGGACCGTGTACTCGTCGTAGACGCGGGTCTTCTCGACGCTGTGGTTGTACTCGATGGCGACGACGGTGCCGTTCTCGACGGGCACGTCGAGATACGTCTCACCTGTCTCTGCGTCCTCGACGACGAGCACTCGCTGCTCGGTTGCGGCGGCGCTCCCGAGAGCGACGGCGGCCAACACGACCAGCAACGCGACGACGTAGCGTCGGTTCATGCGCTCGACGAGTGGGGGGTAGCCGGATTAGGCCTCGAAGTACGCGGCGGCGCCGGGGTGGAGTTCGATGGACATGCCGTCCTGAGCCGAGTCTCGGCTGATGAAGTCCGTCTTGATGGAGAGGTCGCTCACGTTGTCGAAGATGGCGGCGGTCACTTCCTCGACCGTCGCCTCGGGGACGCCCGACCGCGTGGCGATCATCGCCTGCACGGCCACCGTGTTGACGGCTTCCTCGACGCCGGAGTAGGTGCCCGCGGGGATGGTGTCGTCCGCGAACCAGGAGGCGGCGTCTTTCACTGCCTGCCGGTTCTCGCCCGTGATGGGGACGATCTGCAGGTCGTTGGTCGTCGCGAGGTCCTCGATGGCGCCGACGGGCCAGCCACCGACGACGAACGCCGCGTCGATGTCGCCGTTTCGGAGCTGGTCTGCGGCCTGCGAGAAGGATGCGTTCTGCTCCTCGAAGTCGGTGATGCCCACCGCGTCGAGAATCTGGAGCGCGTTGACCTGCGTCCCGGAGCCGAGGTCACCGGTGTTGATGGTCGCGCCCGACAGGTCGGACAGCTGCGTGATGTCCGTGTCCGCCAGCGTGACGACGGTGATGGTCTCGGGGTAGAGCGTCGCGACGCCTTGCAAGTTCTCGACGGCGTTCCCCTGGAACGCCTCGATGCCCGTGCCGTTCTTGGCGAAGTACGCGATGTCGTTCTGAATCAGGGCAAAGTCCGCGTCGCCGCTCGACAGACTGCCGACGTTCTCCACGCTCGCGCCCGTCGACTGGACGTTCAGCGTGAAGTCCGAGTTCGCCTCGACGACCGACTTGAACTCGTTCGAGAGCGGGAAGTACGTCCCGCCGGTCCCGCCAGCGTGCCACGAGAGTCGGGTATCGGCGCTTCCGTCGTCACCGCCACCGCTACAGCCAGCGAGTGCCGCAACGCCGGTTACACCAGCCGCACGCAGGAATCGCCGTCGAGTCGAGTTGTCTGACATACTTTTGATACTGGGGGGCGGCGCATTTAACGTTATCCAATGCCCCGGTTGCGGCGGTCGTTCGTACGAACGCACCGCTTACGCCGATTCGAGCGCCACGACCGTCTCGCCCGCCCGGACTCGCTCCCCCGTCTCGACGAGCACGTCTTCCCGGTCGTACGACGGCGGCAAGAGCACGTCCGCACGGCTCCCGAAGGCGATGTGGCCGATTCGGTCGCCGCGCTCGACGTCGTCGCTTGCGGTCACGTAGGGGTAGATGCGCCGGGCGAACCACCCCGCTATCATCGACACGTCGTGGCTGTCGAGGGCCACGTCAACTCGCTCGTTGCGCTCTGAGTCCTTGGTGAACGCGGGGCGGTGCGCGCCGGGGCGGTGCGTGGCCGACTCGACGTGCCCCGCCAGCGGCGCCCGGAGGACGTGCACGTCGGTGACGTTCATGAACACGCCGACGCGGATGCGTCCCTCCTCCTCGCGGACGACGGAGACGCGGCCGTCGGCGGGCGAGACGACGCCGTTCGGTGGCGGTGACCGCTCGGGGTCGCGGAAGAAGTAGAGTACGAACCCGCCGAGCGCGAGCGCCAGCGCCCCCAGCGGCGGCGACACGACGGCGAGGGGGAGCGCCGCCACCAGCGGCGGGAGGGCGAACCGTCGCGTTCCGGGGGCGAGTGCGGGGAGCATCAGGCCTCCGCGCGCTGGGCCCACGTCGCCAGCAGATGCGTGAGGTGGAGGCGGTCGTCGGACCCCGTCACCAGGTCGTGGTCGATATCGCCCGCGAGGCGGTGGAGTCGAGCGAGTGTGTCACCGTCGTAGCGCTTCTGGGCCGTCTCGAGCAAGTCCACGAGCAGGGATTGGCCGTCGTACCCCTCGTCGTCAAGCAGCGTCTCGACCGTCTTGCGGGCGTCGGTTACCTCGCCGGCGGCCGTTGCGTCCCAGACCTCGGCGAGGGCGTCGTCGTGACCCACGTCCGCGAGCGTCTCGTGGACCGTCGTCATCGTGACTTCCGCCGTCTCCATCGCCGTCGTCTGCGCGCCCAGAATCGCCTTCCGGAGGTCGCCGTCGGCGTAGCCAGCCACGAACTCCACGCCGTCGTCGTCGTAGTCGACGCCCTCGGCGTCGAGAATCCGTTCGAGCACCGTCTCGATTTCGGCGGCGGTCGGCGCCCGAACGGGCACCGGGAAACACCGCGAACGGATGGGGGCGATGAGCGTCGAGGGCTGGCGGGTGACGAGGACGAACTGCGTCGTCCGGTGGTGTTGCTCCATCACGCGCCGGAGCGCCTGTTGGAAGTCCTCGCGAATCGCCTCCGCGTTGTCGAGGACGATGGTCTTGTAGTCGCCCGAGACGGGGGCGTAACTCGCCGACTCCTTCAGCACGCGGTTTATCATGTCGCGTTTCGCCATCCGCGAGCGCCCGGAGAGGAACTGGGCGAAGCGGGGGTCCTCGCGAATCTCCTTTTTGGTCCGGTCGAAGAAGTCCGCGACGTTGATTTCGACGAGGTCGTTCGCGTCGTCGTGGGCCGTGTCGGCGAGTGCCCGGACCGCGGCGGTTTTGCCCGACCCCGGCGGTCCCTGCACGACGAGGTTCATCGGTTCGTCGACCGCTCGCTCGAGGCGGTCACGGACCGAGTCCTGTGGCAGGTCCCCGAGCGACGGGGTGTGTGTCTCCGTCCACAACGGCGCGTCCATTACGCGCCCCTAGCCGACCGCCGGGTACAAAGCTTGCTGTCCCGGCCGCGCATCGACACGGGTTTACCGTCCCCGCCCCCACCTCGGCGTATGTCGATGCGCGTGACGTTTCTGGGTACCAGCGGGGCCATCCCGACGACCCAGCGAGCCCCGAGTGCCGTCCTCGTGAACCGCGAGGGCGAACGCCTCCTGTTCGACTGCGGCGAGGGAACCCAGCGCCAGATGATGCGCTACGGAACTGGGTTCGACATCTCGCACATTTTCGTCACGCACCTCCACGGCGACCACATCCTCGGCCTGCCGGGGCTGGTTCAGTCCCTCGATTTCAACGACCGCACCGACGCGCTGGCGATTCACGTCCCACCACGTTCGCGCGAGGATATCCGTGACCTCGTCCACGCGGGCGGCCACCAACCCGGCTTCCCCGTCCGGATTCACGAGGTGTCGCCGGGGTCGGTGGCCTACGCCGGCGACGACTTCGAAGTGCGGACCGTCCAGACGGACCACCGCACTCGCTCGATGGGATTCGCGCTGGTCGAGGACGACCGACCCGGCCGGTTCGACCGGGAACACGCCGAGGAACTCGGCGTCCCCGTCGGGCCGAAGTTCGGCCGCCTCCACGAGGGGGAGTCGGTCGAACTCGACGACGGCCGAGTCGTCCACCCCGAACAGGTGGTGGGTGACTCCCGCCCCGGCCGTCGACTGGTCTACACCGGCGACACCCGCCCCGTCGACGCGGTGGAAGACGCGGCCGCCGACGCGAACCTCCTGATTCACGACGCGACGTTCGCGGACGACGAGGACGCACGCGCCCGCCAGACGGGGCACTCGACCGCTCGTGAAGCGGGGCGACTCGCTGCCCGCGCTGGCGTCGACCGCCTCGCACTCACGCACGTCTCCTCGCGCTACGCCGCCGACTGGAAGCGCCTCGAACGCGAGGCCCGAGAGGTGTTCGACGGCGACTGTTTCGTCGCCAGCGACGGGCAGACCATCGATATCCCAGTGCCGGAATGAGAACACACAACTGATTCGGCGCCCTCGTATCGCTGTGAGCTACCAGCCCGCCCAGTGCAACATCGGTCGGCGCCAACGCTTCCAGCGGGCCGCCTACGCCGCCGTCGCCGTCCTCGTCGCCGTCGGGATGGTCGTCGCGTATCTCCTCGACGCTTTCCCGCGACTCCTGTTGGTCGGCGTCTTCGCCCCGCTCGCGCTGGCGTTCGAGTTCGCGTTGCAGGCCTACGAGTCGTTCTGCGTCTCGCTCGCGCTCCTCGGCAAGTACGACTTCTCGGGCGAGAGCGGGGGGACCAAAGGGACGGTGAGCGACCCCGCTGACCACCACGACGACCAGCTCTACGCCCTCCGCATCACCGTCGTGAGCGTCGCCCTCGCGGCAGTCGTGACCGTCGGCCTCGTCGCCGTCGTCTGAACCCCCGCGCCGTGGAGTATTTATTTCGCGGCCCCCAATTTCGCGTGTGAACCCCCGGACGAGTGCGCTCGACGCGCTAGTGTTCGGTGTCGACGTTCAGAGCGGCGACGTCCGCGGTGACGCCCCCTCCTACGCCGTCGTCGCCTACGACGGCGAGAACGTCGACCGAGACGTGGTGTCGTTCCGGAAACTCCGGCGACTCGTCGACCGGGAGGAACCGGCCATTCTCGCCACGGACAACGTCTACGAACTCGCCACCGACCACGACGACCTGGTGCGATTCCTGCGGTGGCTCCCCGACGGCACTCGGTTGGTGCAGGTGACGGGCGCGGAACGCCCGGAGCCGCTCTCTCGTGTCGCCTCCAGACACGGCGTCCCCTACGGCAAGAAGCCGATGAAGGAGGCGGAGGCGGCGGCCCGCCTCGCGGCGGCGAACGTCGGCCACGAGGTGACGGCCTTCGCCGACACGACGACGGTCAAGGTATCACGGGGGCGCTCGAC
This DNA window, taken from Haloplanus vescus, encodes the following:
- a CDS encoding TAXI family TRAP transporter solute-binding subunit, which translates into the protein MSDNSTRRRFLRAAGVTGVAALAGCSGGGDDGSADTRLSWHAGGTGGTYFPLSNEFKSVVEANSDFTLNVQSTGASVENVGSLSSGDADFALIQNDIAYFAKNGTGIEAFQGNAVENLQGVATLYPETITVVTLADTDITQLSDLSGATINTGDLGSGTQVNALQILDAVGITDFEEQNASFSQAADQLRNGDIDAAFVVGGWPVGAIEDLATTNDLQIVPITGENRQAVKDAASWFADDTIPAGTYSGVEEAVNTVAVQAMIATRSGVPEATVEEVTAAIFDNVSDLSIKTDFISRDSAQDGMSIELHPGAAAYFEA
- a CDS encoding protein sorting system archaetidylserine decarboxylase, with protein sequence MLPALAPGTRRFALPPLVAALPLAVVSPPLGALALALGGFVLYFFRDPERSPPPNGVVSPADGRVSVVREEEGRIRVGVFMNVTDVHVLRAPLAGHVESATHRPGAHRPAFTKDSERNERVDVALDSHDVSMIAGWFARRIYPYVTASDDVERGDRIGHIAFGSRADVLLPPSYDREDVLVETGERVRAGETVVALESA
- a CDS encoding AAA family ATPase, with translation MDAPLWTETHTPSLGDLPQDSVRDRLERAVDEPMNLVVQGPPGSGKTAAVRALADTAHDDANDLVEINVADFFDRTKKEIREDPRFAQFLSGRSRMAKRDMINRVLKESASYAPVSGDYKTIVLDNAEAIREDFQQALRRVMEQHHRTTQFVLVTRQPSTLIAPIRSRCFPVPVRAPTAAEIETVLERILDAEGVDYDDDGVEFVAGYADGDLRKAILGAQTTAMETAEVTMTTVHETLADVGHDDALAEVWDATAAGEVTDARKTVETLLDDEGYDGQSLLVDLLETAQKRYDGDTLARLHRLAGDIDHDLVTGSDDRLHLTHLLATWAQRAEA
- the rnz gene encoding ribonuclease Z; translation: MRVTFLGTSGAIPTTQRAPSAVLVNREGERLLFDCGEGTQRQMMRYGTGFDISHIFVTHLHGDHILGLPGLVQSLDFNDRTDALAIHVPPRSREDIRDLVHAGGHQPGFPVRIHEVSPGSVAYAGDDFEVRTVQTDHRTRSMGFALVEDDRPGRFDREHAEELGVPVGPKFGRLHEGESVELDDGRVVHPEQVVGDSRPGRRLVYTGDTRPVDAVEDAAADANLLIHDATFADDEDARARQTGHSTAREAGRLAARAGVDRLALTHVSSRYAADWKRLEREAREVFDGDCFVASDGQTIDIPVPE